The segment CCCATGATTTTCAAATCCTATTGTAAGATTGTGCATTTTAGTATTGCATGCTTATTAAcagcaagacaaaacaaaaacaagttgaagtacaaaaaagtacaagttgAGCCTTTTCAGGTGATgtataaaagtaaaattccaAGTAAGCACAAGTATGTTGgctatttaagaaaaaatgcaaatttgcatCCCAAATATTTACTTTCTAGTTGTACAAAAAGTAGAAAGGAAATTGGCTGTGATGAGCTGCTAAATATTAGAATATATCCCAATTCTTCTTTTTCGCCAATTCCAACatagataaaacaaacaaaaaaaagtaaggtCAAGATCATGAGTTTTGCATGTTTCAAGGCACTTACTGTTGGTAAAAGCTGCTTGTTTTTATAAAACAATAGAAGTGTATGAGAAAACTGAACAATATACAGTTAAATCAATTAATAAAGCATACAgaacacaatacaaaaaatgtcatatttttgaaCACCGCTGGAATGTGAAAACCTTGTagcaccgttttttttttttttttttaaattgagtttGCATTGTACTTTTTTgcattgtactgtatttttttgcATAGGTAAATGCAACATAATATTTTGGTATTCACTTTATACTCTTTGGAGGCACAAGATTTTCATCTCAGCGGCGTCAGAAACACAAGCTTACATTTCTACTTGCTTATTATTATCCAGCTCACACCCATCCAACCCTCTCCAAGTAGCTTCCAACATCACTTGAACGGATGGGCATGGGTTATCTTTTAGCTACTGCAGACAGACCAATATGCCAGTGATGCCGTTCATGAATCTGAACAACCTTGTACATCTAGCAACATTTGACAGCTCATAACAAAGTCCATCCACATCCTCTCAAACAGAACCTGAAAACTGTCTTGGACATCCACACTtacctaccacacacacacacacatgcacacatatacacacacacacacacacacacacacatacaccatttATATTCACAGATAGAAACATATGTATATCCAAATTAAATACATACACCACCTCTGCATTATTCTCTAAATTAAAAGCTCTCTTTCATATATAGTATGTACAATATATGATCGAGTCATGATCGATAGACACTTTTAAAAGTTATTATGACAGGAATGCTTGCTCACTTTcgactctctctccctgtggcAAGGGTGTGTCCACAGCACTGTTTAGACATGTATGTTTCCATCTGCAAGCATACCCACGTGGACATATAGAGgaaaaagagacacacagaaacaaagagaatgAGATACAAAGACACCTTTAGCGGGTTGgagtctgatttgtttttgtttttttttttttgtattttacatgaTCAAACTAAACTTCAAAAGAAGCATATCATACCTCTCAAGCTCTACGTTGCAATCCCACTTCTCCATTAGTCTGATTCGATAACATGCACTGACTTGAATGCTGCTGTGGTGGTGTCATTGACAAAGAGCTGTTTGCCCAACCCTAGCTGTGGATCCAGAGGTTTAAAAAGGAAGATTAAACAAAAACTGTTAAGGGTGTCACACAGTCCTTCCTGAACATACACCTTGAATATACCACACCCTTCCTCTGATACTGACAGTAATATAATAATGCTGTAAAATATATTGTGTCAGCAATTTAGAAGAGCCTCTGGCAAATTCCAGCACTGGGAAAATTGGATGTCTGGAGTGATTTCTCACTCAGGTCCTGCCTGTTTTTGCTACTtttcttttatgcttttatgtcTGACTATTACCTCTGTTCATTATTTCATGATCATGTGGTGCTGTATGACCTTGTTACAGCTGTGTATGTCCCATGATACACAGGTTTGAAGAGGATATTAAGATTCATTCTCTCCTTGCTCCACCCTTTCGCTGATTCTGAGTctcatgtcttgacctcttgTTCATCTCTCTTCCTTAACTCCCTTTACTGGGCCTTCAGTTAACAGAAATGAGCAATGAAAACCAGTCTCCCAGGATTCCATGGTGACTGTGCCTGTGCTCTGTAAATGCTGGGTGGGGCAggacagaggggaggggggtgagagGCGGAGGGTGGAAGGGAAAGTGTGTGTACAAGCCAGAGGAACAAAACCATAAACACCCACACATTTCAGCGAGCCCTTGCGGCTGCAAAGACCTGCACTGAACTCAGTCCAAGTGTTAAATTTCAACCGGACAGTTAAGCTTGCCTGTGTTTATATGTTTCGGCAGGATCAACAAGCCATCAGCCgcacattaaacacatcaaatgcgtttatttttcctttcaatttgattttcctgctgttgttcattttTGATTTCCTCCATAGTTTATCTGCTGtgcctcgtgtgtgtgtctgtgtgtgggcgtgtgtgtgtactggagaaggaaaggaagaggaggtaCCTTTTTCAAAGGGCCTTGCAGATTCTTCTCTTGCCACATGTTATGGAGAAGAAGTGATGCGGCTTTGCTGCCTTTAGGGAAAGATCTAGGACAGAAAAACACGGGTCAGTGGGGGAGAGCACAGGCCGGCACAAGATAAGACaatggaaaacagcagaaaggCATAGAGCCAAAAAAGTTAACAAGCAAGAAAAGAGGCAACATGCATATTCAAGATGTTACAGGTGCTATGTTCAACCCTTTGACAAGGTTACACATGTAGCTACTAAACAGGCGATCTCATAACCTGACAACCCGTTGACTCAGAGGCAGCTTTGGTGTTAGAACAAACTTATTCAGAATGAGGTGGAgaagccacagctgtgctgttggTAGATAAATGGTTTTCTTGATATGTTCGTTTGTACTGTAAATGGAGGGACACAGAATTTCTATAGTCAAATGTTTGCCAATTGTTGATTTATAAGGCAAACATGTGtcagttctttttttgtcaaaggcTGATTAATAgtgcagagaaaaaatacagcatttttttttggcatttctgctttatttgacagtcacagtggagacaggaggggcaggggagatgacgtgcagcaaaggacctgaggttggattcaaaccttggtcgctgcgatcaggactgagccctggtacatggtacgtGCTCTTAACCGGTGTGCCCCCGCATTATGCATTTTACTATACATTTGACAACTGAATCTCACTCACTGAAGTAAATAAACATTAGGACATTTTTGGTTTTATAATTTTGTGATAATAAATGTTGCATCACagtaaagggggaaaaaaatctctattCTTACACAAACAAAATTGTCACAATGTTGAAGTATTCAGTCAAATATatagtgatatttgattttgtccatatcacacAGTTGTGTAAACTTCATTGAAGATATCTACCTTGGCTGCCACTAATTGAAGTTAAGGACCAGGTCTTACTCATTCTCGCTGATGTCAGCTAGTGATCCCACTAGTTCACTGGAAAGGACCTTCTTGCTGACCTCAGGGTCAGCTGGCAACAGGACTCGTATTGTGTTGCAAGTGGATGCTATGGTGTCATCAGAGTTGCCCATCGCCCGGGTGCCAGATGTGAGGAGGCTGGTGAGCTCAGGGAGGAGCTGCCGTGCTGGAGACAACacatgacaaacaaacaacaccatCTTTATCTGGAATCAGACAACTAATTTTACATttctaaaaactaaaactaaagggAAGGATCTTTGGTGCATTACCATTGAAACAGGTGGTACAAACATACTATTTCACATCATTTATTAGTATTTTGTGTTTCTCCTTACCCATGGGGGTGTGCAAGCTGCTGGTCGAAGACAGGTTACCCACCAAGGAAATTGCAGTCTTCTGCAGGCTGCTATTGGGAGACTTTAACAGAGAAGGGATGTAGTGCAGAGCCCTCAGCTTCTGAACCAGGATTTGGCTCATTGCACTGGAGCCAGGGAGCCCCTGAGAACACATTAGCTAGAGCTTACAATCCCTTATCAAAATTGCAGATCCTGATTGATACATTTGCCTGGCCAATATTATAAGCTGCTATTTGCTCATCATAGATACATATATTGGTATTGTTGTATATGTTGGGCAGTAATAAAACACAGTACAACACAATCTTTGTCGAAAGTTTGTCCAGCAGTCTCCATACTTTGTATAGCATTTGAGTTGGCAGAGTAGCGTATCACAGCTGAGCATATGGTAGTGTGGACTGTGTTAACATTGGCACCAGAAACCCAAAATCAGTCTGGTGCTACAGAAATGTGACACATGATTTTAAGCCGACTGTAATTTTCTCACAATATTTGCAGTGTGCCTCCCTTTTGTCTAGCTCTCTATCTTTCTCACCCTTTCAAAAACTTCTAAATTACCACAGACAATAGCTGTAAACTCCACCCAGTCTCACTAAACCAGCCAGCTCTCTGACTTGATGCGTCATTAATCCTACTACTTCGacaaaaaatgctgtttctctATTACTGTCAGACTCAAATGACAAGCGGGCTACTTATCTTAGCTGTTCTTACCTGTACGTTATTGGCAGTGAGGTTCTGCAGGGCGCCACAGCAGGCTTCCAGGGTTGCATCTTTTTGGGAAGAGCCCAGCAGAGAAAGGTAGATATGCATAGCTTTGGGATGGCACAACCACTTCACACCTGTTGGGGCACTGTCCTCTGGCATGTCACGAGTTGCATCGAATAAAAACtgaggggaggaaagagggtCAGATTGGATTTGACACCCATCTTAATATAATCAACTAAAGCAGAGAGGGTCTGATGCTCACCTCTTTTTGAACCTTGCCGCTCTTGGGGCTGAAGCATCCAATGATGGGGCTCTTTTTACCTGCAGCAGCGCCATCTGTTACGGTATTGTACTTGGCAAAACACTCAGGGGACTCTGTCTCCAGTTGGTAGGTCAAGTTATGGAGGATACATGCACAGTTCTCCACAGActacagagaagagaggagaggagaggttaaTAGCTGTGCCATTAATGTTCTCGTCAGCATGTTTGCTTGCATTCTAGTCTCCTGCAGGTCACACTTGAAATTCATTTCTTCAGATGGAGATTTCATAAAGAGAATTCATACAATGGGCAGCATCATAGCATGTATAtggatgcaaacacacactaaaaagTCATATGTGGCTCTATTTTTATGAATCAAGGGAAAGATATCAGTAGCGGATACAGAGATTCAGTTAGTCTGGCATAACCAAACAGATGCAAGAGCACATATTATACAATCATTGCAGACAAGATGTGGATGCAAATCACAAAGCTGAGAAAGGGGGTTGTGGGTTCAAAAATGTACCTTGTCGTCAGGGTTGTCCTCCACCACACAAGACTGGACGTAATTCATGATGGAGTCAATAAGGCCACGGCAGTCTCTCAtggcttgtctttctttcttctggGCACAGCTCAGGTTCCTGTACACATAAGAAACTTTTACTTATATGTACACGGAAACAATAATTTGAAAACGACTGTCATGATTAGGCACATAATACAGAGAAGTCTGCAAAACATTTTCTACAGTTTCTACAGTCACAATGCTAGTTAAAACAAGTAAAGCCACACAAAGAACACTTCAAcaagtgtatgcatgcatgtacacagatTGAAGGAGGCAAATTCACACGGTTGCAACAAactcagtgaaaacaaataaGTTACAAGGAACTTAAAATGTGTCAATAATTCATATCAGCTGTCATAGACTTGAGTTATGCACCACAAGGAATTTTACTGAGATCCTGATGAACACAAGTGTCCTCACCGTAGGCACCCTGTGGCACTGTGAAAGACTTCAGGATGTATGTTGTTGTTGGCACTGCTGTCTGACCAGCAGGTGAACGGCACCACCACATTCTCAGTCAACACAGGCAAAGCTGTAAATATCAGCTCTTCCTTCAGTTCATCGGCTGAGGACAGGTTCCACAGCAGGCCTACGCATCAAGAGAGAggctgtcagtgtgtatgtttttctgtcttggtGTGTATGTAGACAAATATTTACCAAGGAGTGCGCATCCATGTGTGCctgaatgagtgtgtgagtatgttccacccaggaacacacacataaatatgctCCCAGAGGAGAGTCCTGCTGTCATTTGATTGTGCCTGtgatactttactgatccctgtagacattttttgtttgtttaatgtcaaaaaaacaccaccactgAAACTGGTAGGtataaatgactttttaatgaCTTTCAACACTTTGTTGCCAGTGAAATTCTAGTCTAAATTGACAGGTTTATGGGTAATATGTGAGCAACATTACACATCATAGAGGATATCTTTGTTCTAGTCATAATTTTGCCAGGAAATCTTGGTGGCATTCTTCAATTTAAAACCAGTGCTTATCCACATGAATCACCATCAAAGGATTTTCCTCATGATATCAGGTGCTGATTCTAAGACAGAGAGATGCAGTGTGCGGATGAATTGGGTGCTATATTTTAGTATAAAATCAAGTACTTTGAAGGCTCAccattcattttaatgtttttttttttaatccacaaGCTTTCAAGGATTTTCACAGCCAATTTTGGGAAACATTGTGCCCCCCTCAAAATGTCAGTGTGGTTTGTTCTGCTCTAGTCCTACCTGTGAGTTGCTTCTGGGTCTCAGTAGAATCAGTCTCTTTCAGTAGTTGCAGGGCCTTGCCTATGCCGCTACACTGCTGAACCTCCAGCTTGTTGGCGTGGTCCCTGAACACCAGGTTCCTCAGGGCTGCAGAGGCACTCTGGCTCACCCTGGGGTTGGGGCTCCGCAGCAAGGACACCAGAGGAGGGATGCCCCCTAGAGCAAGAACCTACAAGCAACACAGAGTGAGGgtggagggagaaaatgaggaTCAAGGCAACTTAAAGATAAAATGACATGGATGAATTGACGGATATGGGGAAgttaagacacacacagagagaaagaaagacagaaagacccAAATaaacactaacaaaacaaaaaggatgaAAGACTGGATAATAAACATGCGATTCTCTGTTTACATAACTTCTATTATTTCCTCTTTGTTCCTCTTCCCCTAAACTCCCTATCAAAAGGCAAAACTGCGCCTCTTACCAGGCCACTGGTAAGAGGCGTTTTTTAATCgacttgcctggttaaatacaagtaaacaaatcaataattaaatgtatacatgcatacagacatacaaaataacaaaacagaaaagatttTATCATGAATTGATAGTATAAGAAGCAAAATTATTATGCTTTGAAGCAGAACCAGCAACCGAGCACATAGTCCTAACACTCCCTCCGGGCAGGCTACACAAGGGTAGCTCATTGTGGCGTGGCAATTAACTATGCAGTGATGACAGTAAATAACTATATTACATGTCCTACTCAGTAATTTTCAGCCATTCTAATGTTATTACTAGCTATTACATCTGCTTGACTTGAACAATACTGTCTAGTTAATGGCATGCCATTTTAAGTGTTTCCTTTCAGTACTTCGAccagtttgtgcatgtatgGTTGGAGGGGTGTGTCTGTACATTCAAATGTGAGCatttctatttgtgtgtgtgtgtgtgtgtgtgtgtgtgtgtgtgtgcgcgtgcgtgcgtgtgtgttctaACCTCCTGTTTGGGGCGATCCTCCTTGAAGGTGGCGTGCTGGATGAAGGAGGCTCCACACTGCTGGTAGTTCTCCTCAGAATGAGACAGGAACTCCACAGCCTCCTTAAGTGTCAGATCCGACATACTCACTGAGCTGTTCACCCTGCATAAAGGGggagaaggaaagggagaaaaggTTGATGTCGGGTTTAATGGAGAGAAATTAGGTGCTAGCATAATTGGTGAGGTTTGGCAAACAATATGCATTcaatttactgtaaaatataGTGTAGGAAGACAATGAAGATGatgaatgtaatttaattttaaaatgcattttgtatgTGCCACATTGAGGAGTATGTGCATTTGAGTCTGTTGGATGCACAAATAGCAGAATATAACTTCAGGATGTCAGGTAATTATGTACAGTAAGTATGAACAAGAAGtagtttaataagttttacttCTTGTTACTCCTTTCCAAACAAGTAATGATTTCTTTGCCATTATAATTTCCTTTTCATGACTTTCTGTCCCATAATTTATACTGTGATATTGTGTACTTTTtgtatttagtttagttttttgtttgttacatgttcaaaataaacaatTCAATTCGATTCAAGGATAATAATTCTTTTAAACAGAATGAACAAAAGGAGACTAACCCTGACTGCAGCTCTGTCTTGGTTGTTCTGATGAGAGacatcttgctctcattgtgtGACTGGGAGGAGGGCGGCCGGACGATGCGCGTCTGGCTGTTGGTCATGTTCGTGGTACCGTTGGTCATGGAGTAGACGCTGCTCCTATTGACTCGAGTCTGAAGAGTCTGTTGGCTCTGCATAACCTGCCCTTTGGCTCTCTGGAAAGAGAGTCAAGCTTTTTACAACACCAATATTGCACCACAGATGATTTGCAACATTATAC is part of the Myripristis murdjan chromosome 7, fMyrMur1.1, whole genome shotgun sequence genome and harbors:
- the pkp1a gene encoding plakophilin-1, which produces MTMAPETLRSATAFEAAEDTSLALPSDNKLRSGPQRVLDQVHTIKRSKSKHGKNGSLSPSPTSSTAQNLSVFAEFGSFKFSPSRANGTFSRSNTNVSSGLSKGINFQKSRSLSTKSMGRRHVSTSSQWEQRFHSTTWPQPPNSLKPSRSDPALAPPLSPLAPAPAPVPAPVMRAKGQVMQSQQTLQTRVNRSSVYSMTNGTTNMTNSQTRIVRPPSSQSHNESKMSLIRTTKTELQSGVNSSVSMSDLTLKEAVEFLSHSEENYQQCGASFIQHATFKEDRPKQEVLALGGIPPLVSLLRSPNPRVSQSASAALRNLVFRDHANKLEVQQCSGIGKALQLLKETDSTETQKQLTGLLWNLSSADELKEELIFTALPVLTENVVVPFTCWSDSSANNNIHPEVFHSATGCLRNLSCAQKKERQAMRDCRGLIDSIMNYVQSCVVEDNPDDKSVENCACILHNLTYQLETESPECFAKYNTVTDGAAAGKKSPIIGCFSPKSGKVQKEFLFDATRDMPEDSAPTGVKWLCHPKAMHIYLSLLGSSQKDATLEACCGALQNLTANNVQGLPGSSAMSQILVQKLRALHYIPSLLKSPNSSLQKTAISLVGNLSSTSSLHTPMARQLLPELTSLLTSGTRAMGNSDDTIASTCNTIRVLLPADPEVSKKVLSSELVGSLADISENESFPKGSKAASLLLHNMWQEKNLQGPLKKLGLGKQLFVNDTTTAAFKSVHVIESD